TGCCTACGCTGGCCGTTCCCTGGCGGCCGATATTGGCGGCCGGGTTAGCAAACGCGGTTGCGGTGAGGAAGTTGCGAATCCCTTTGCCGGAAGTATAGGGAGAGACTCCCACCACTGCATCCGGACGCGAGTAGGTGGCGAAGCCCTTCGAGATCATGCCGGTCCCCGTGGGGTCAACCGACGAGGTGATTGGGGTTAGGAAAGCGCCGCTTTGCTGCAAATAGTAGCCAGCAAGCTGCCAGTCATTGACCAGCGAGTTAAGCAGATAGCCGACGTTGGAGAGATATGACTTGTTGTGGCCGAAAGGGAGCTCATAGAGGAACGATCCCAGGAAGCGGTGACGGCGGGTGTAGATCACGTTGCCGTAATCGACACCCGGGTGGTAGATATCGCTGGGGATTCCGCCAATCTCGCTGGCATTGGAGGTAGGGTTGCTTCCACCTTCTTCAGAGAGATTGCGGGCGAAGGTGTAGCTCGACTGGAATTGGAGCCCATGCGACATGCGGTGGGTCCCTTCGATGGTGACCGCGTTGTAGTTGCTCGACGCGAGGTTGCGCACCTGGTACATGGAGTTCATCGTGGGGAAGGGGCGCTGGGCGGTATTGGGTGTTCCAGTGCCATAGGGCAACTGGTTGGCGTCGCCTTCCATGCCGAGGTTCTGGCCATGGCTTCCGGCGTAGGAGACACGCATTCCGGTGCTGAAGCCAAGGTCCTGTTCCACCGTAAGGTTCCACTGCTGGACGGTCGGATCTTTGTAGTTCGGTGTAATGGCGTAGTTGAAGTCGAGGCTCCCGGAGGAGGTAGCGTTGGGTGTGCCGAAGGGGTTCGGGAAGGAGAGCGTCGGTTTGCCGCCGGAATAAGCATTCGTATACGAGTTGACGGCGCTCGCAGAGACCGCCCATCCGCCCACGACGTTGCCTCCGAGGGCGCCGGCGATGAATCGCCCGAAGCCACCGCGGATCACTGTCTTATCGTTGTGCAGCGGACGCCATGCGAAGCCGAAGCGGGGTGCGAAGTCATCTTTGGCAACTGAGACCAGAGCCGATGAGATGCCGGCCTGGGCCGCGGTGAGAATCGGCATCGGAGCAATGCCGTTGCGGAAGCTCGCCAGTACATTGTTGTTGATTGCGTAGGCCGTAGGAACGACGACTACTCCGCGAACATTCGTGCCGTTGACGTTGGTGTAGGAGTCCGGCAGGAATTGCGCACTGTTCTCGTACTTATCGCGCAGCATCGGGTGGTATTCGTAGCGGAGGCCGAAGTTGAGCGTCAGTGTGGACGTGATCTTCCAGTCATCCTGCACATACATGGCATACGCATTGCCGCGGCCATTCATGTCCGGTGCAAGAACATCGGCCAGGTTCGTCGAGTCAGGGATGCCCAGCAGGAACGACGCCATCGGGACTGCGATGGTCTTGCCCACGGCGCTGCTTCCGTTGAACGTATAGCGGCCCAGGCGCGTGCTGCCGAAGACGTTGCTGGAGTAGGCATACATGCGCCGCCAGTCGCCGCCCATCTTGACGGTGTGTGCTTTTCTGGACCAGGTCAGGTTGTCGATGATCTGGTAGGTATTACTGCTGCCCTTGGAAGATCCCGTACCGCCAGCAGCGGTGAAGCCAGTGATACGAACGTTCGGAGAGGCGGCAGTCGAGGCGGAGATCAGGTTGGGGATGCCCGTAATGCCAAGCTTGGAGAAGTTGGTCGAGTTATCGCTGAAGGTCGTCTCGGTAATGAATTTGCTCAAACCCCCGCGGAGCTCGTTGAGCAGGGTCGGCTTGATGGCGTAGTTGTAGGCGACGGCGAGGCTGGTGTCTTTTTCGGGTCTGTTGAAGGTTCCAATCAGCGCGGAGCCGCCTGCGGTCGCGCTGCTGCTCGGTGGGGTAGTCACACTCCGCTGCTTGTAGCTGTAGCGGGCATAGATGTTCTGCTTCGTAGTGATGGTGCGGTCGATGCGGGCATCCCCCTGGTCAGAGGAGATGGGGGTTCGGAAGTTCTGCTGGTAGTTGTTGGTGATTGCGGTAGATGCTCCGGTATTAGGGAGAGGGTAGTAGGCATTCAGGAGATTGCGGGAGACGGCACTGATGTCGCCGCTGGGAATTTGGTTGCCGGCGTAAGGAACACCGGAGGCGTTCTTTATCTGTGTCGAGTATGCCGAGAGATCTCCGTTGCGCATCGC
This genomic window from Terriglobus albidus contains:
- a CDS encoding TonB-dependent receptor, whose product is MHSLLSTPCKRMFRIAACISTLLCLLSIGVFTGRLQAQSTFGAFVGTAKDPQGAVIAGASVTLEGVGTNLKRVTTTGPDGQFGFLNIEPGSYKVTVTFPGFQTLVLTSLTLQARETQRLDSTLQVGSEAQSVSVEAAAAVINTDTSNLTETRTGIELTTLPLAVSSRAGGSTSPYSTLTSQAGVQTDSSGNISVAGAKPSLLSVTVDGISTMNVRSSIPASELFPSFNTIEEIRISQNANAAEFGGISDITTVSRGGTNQAHGGAFDNYETAGFNSKDPFATRKPKLVMNDFGLFYGGPVIIPHLYNGRDKTFYFLSYEGLRLPQQTNVIQSVPTQAMRNGDLSAYSTQIKNASGVPYAGNQIPSGDISAVSRNLLNAYYPLPNTGASTAITNNYQQNFRTPISSDQGDARIDRTITTKQNIYARYSYKQRSVTTPPSSSATAGGSALIGTFNRPEKDTSLAVAYNYAIKPTLLNELRGGLSKFITETTFSDNSTNFSKLGITGIPNLISASTAASPNVRITGFTAAGGTGSSKGSSNTYQIIDNLTWSRKAHTVKMGGDWRRMYAYSSNVFGSTRLGRYTFNGSSAVGKTIAVPMASFLLGIPDSTNLADVLAPDMNGRGNAYAMYVQDDWKITSTLTLNFGLRYEYHPMLRDKYENSAQFLPDSYTNVNGTNVRGVVVVPTAYAINNNVLASFRNGIAPMPILTAAQAGISSALVSVAKDDFAPRFGFAWRPLHNDKTVIRGGFGRFIAGALGGNVVGGWAVSASAVNSYTNAYSGGKPTLSFPNPFGTPNATSSGSLDFNYAITPNYKDPTVQQWNLTVEQDLGFSTGMRVSYAGSHGQNLGMEGDANQLPYGTGTPNTAQRPFPTMNSMYQVRNLASSNYNAVTIEGTHRMSHGLQFQSSYTFARNLSEEGGSNPTSNASEIGGIPSDIYHPGVDYGNVIYTRRHRFLGSFLYELPFGHNKSYLSNVGYLLNSLVNDWQLAGYYLQQSGAFLTPITSSVDPTGTGMISKGFATYSRPDAVVGVSPYTSGKGIRNFLTATAFANPAANIGRQGTASVGSVVGPGTNTFSTSLMKSLVFTERVKFQMGAQVQNLFNHHNYDIPSSLDLATSSIKNGIETGSFGQITSMQSKDNAGPRAISLTARLSF